From one Streptomyces sp. CA-210063 genomic stretch:
- a CDS encoding LysR family transcriptional regulator: protein MDRILLMRSFVTVAQLGSFNGAARALNSSGSLVSRHVAELERQIGVRLVNRTSRSVSLTETGMRYSQFAARILAEIEAEDALIGHLHDRAEGPLNVVCPKWIGSLDVGDAIAAFAAAHPKIAVRFELGGLSERTYDFLDSGFDVALHTRDLRDSRVHLKKIASLPFVLCASEDYVKRHGDIDHPGDLADHDCLVHVNEPVWRLGHGSSSSLHKIRNVAFSSNSYIALQKAAVQGRGIALLPQRSAYEDLVSGALRVQLPAVPVPDRPLYAVYGPGQTVPRKITILIEFLSRWFKENPIPTIRT from the coding sequence ATGGACCGCATACTCCTGATGCGCAGCTTCGTCACCGTCGCGCAGCTCGGCAGTTTCAACGGCGCTGCCCGAGCGCTGAACTCGTCAGGCTCCCTCGTGTCACGTCACGTGGCGGAACTGGAACGGCAGATCGGTGTCCGCCTCGTCAACCGCACGTCCCGCTCCGTCAGCCTGACCGAAACGGGCATGCGCTACTCCCAGTTCGCCGCCCGGATCCTCGCCGAAATCGAGGCGGAGGATGCTCTCATCGGGCACCTGCACGACCGGGCGGAAGGCCCCCTGAATGTCGTGTGCCCGAAATGGATCGGCAGCCTTGACGTCGGGGACGCCATCGCCGCCTTCGCTGCCGCACATCCGAAGATCGCCGTGCGATTCGAACTGGGGGGCCTGTCGGAGCGTACCTACGACTTCCTGGACAGCGGTTTCGACGTCGCGCTGCACACGCGGGACCTGAGGGATTCCCGGGTACATCTCAAGAAGATCGCGTCTCTTCCCTTCGTCCTGTGCGCCTCCGAGGACTACGTCAAACGCCACGGTGACATCGACCATCCCGGCGACCTGGCCGACCACGACTGCCTGGTGCACGTGAACGAGCCCGTGTGGCGTCTCGGGCACGGATCGAGCTCCAGCTTGCACAAGATCCGCAATGTGGCCTTCTCCTCGAACTCGTACATCGCCCTACAGAAGGCCGCCGTCCAGGGCCGGGGCATCGCCCTGCTCCCTCAGCGGTCGGCGTACGAGGACCTGGTCTCCGGAGCACTGCGGGTCCAGCTCCCCGCGGTACCCGTTCCTGATCGCCCGCTGTACGCGGTCTATGGCCCCGGCCAGACAGTGCCGCGAAAGATCACCATTCTGATCGAATTCCTTTCACGGTGGTTCAAGGAGAACCCGATCCCAACGATCCGGACGTAA